The genomic interval ATCGACAGTCGGGCACAGGGAAATGGTTATGCCAAGGAATTTCTTGATGGTCTGATCGATTGGTATCGGGAAAACGGCTACAACTCTCTTCATCTCGCCGTGTTGGAGAAGAATCAGGCTGTCGTGCCTTTTTACGAGGCCTATGGTTTTGCCACCTATGAAGAACGTGTCACTGAGACGCTGGGGCGCGTTATTTGCATGGCTTATCCGATTCATCCCCGCCCGTAGGTGTAGGCACCCCCTCCCGTTCTCTCCATATATCTGATAGGAGCAACTATTTTGTACGGATCAGACTGGAGGAATCGACGTGACGGGGAACGCTGCCGTTTGGTTGATCACAGGTGCTTTTACATTGTTCATCGTAGGAACAGATGTCTTTGTCGTCTCCCCCTTGCTGCCATCCATCGCAGCGGAGTTTTCGCTGACGCCTGCCGTAGCTGGTTGGCTCGTGACTGCCATGGCCATCATGTACGCTTGTGGTTCACCGGTGATGGGGGCTTTGTTCGACCGTTTCTCAGATCGACGCCGTCTCATTTTGTGGGGTGGTCTGACCCTATTTTGTCTCGCTAATCTGTGGACCGGCTTTTCCTCATCCTTTGGCGCACTCCTGGCTAGTCGAGCAGTGGCTGGACTTGCGCTCGCCGCCATTGCACCATGCGTTTACGCCTTTGTCAGTGATCTTGCTCCCGCTCGTCGCAGAGCAGCCTGGTTGTCCGTCGTCGTGTCGGGGAATTTGACCGGATTGTGGGCAGGCACTCCGCTCGGCACCTTGATCGCTGACCAGTACGGATGGCGCTTTACGTTTTGGCTCATCGCCGCACTCAGCTTTTTGTTGTCATGGATCAACCTCGCCATTTGGCCAAAGGGAAGCCAGTCACGTCCGTCGACGCATGGACCAGCTCCGTCTGTCGCATTGATGTTTCGCTCCGTTCTCGTCACGGTGTATTGGGCCGCTGCCATGTACGGGGTGTACACCTATCTGGGGACCGCTCTGGCAGAAGATATCGGCTTTCTCCCCTCTCAGGTCGCAGCTTCCCTGATTGCGTATGGGGTCGGAGCCATGCTCGGCAGCTTGAACGGTGGAGGATTGGCAGATAAATGGGGGGCGAAAACCATTTCTTCTACCAGTCTGCTAGCCTTGGTCGCTTGTCTTGGTTGTGTAGGGTTATTTTATCAGCAGGGGATCTGGCTATTTGGGGTTTTGTTTATATGGGCGTTTGTAGGCTATGCCTTTGTCCCTTCTTATCAATCTCGACTTGCACGAGAATATCCCGATTCCCTCGGAAGAATCATGGCGTGGAACATCACGGGCATGTACATCGGAATGACGATCGGTTCTTATGTGGGCGGACCTGTGTATCAGGCCTGGGGCTTTACGGTGCTCGCTTGTCTGTGCGCCGCCGTTGCGCTCGTCGCAGGTCTGTGTAGCCTGCGCCCTGCTCCCAGACAAAAAGAAGCGGAACAGCCTCTGCCGTTCCGCTTCTAATCCATTATTCTACTACGATTTTCTCAGCTACACCGATTGGTGGCAGGCTGCGAGTCAATTTTGGACCGTAGTAAGCAAATACTTTCATGTCTGCTTTCAGATCCTCTGGCGTAAGTGTTTTGTTATCTTTCGCGCTCACGATTTTGGTATCTTTGTTGATGATCAGCGCTACTTTTTCAGGTGCATTCTCAGTCAGTCCCTGTCCTTCTACCAGCATTTTGCAGGTGCCTTCCTGGTCTTTCTCGATGCTTACCACGTTACCTGCTGTACCTACTACCTCAGGTGTTTCCAGGCTGCTTTTCACTACGATGCTGACCGCACCGGATTGTGGCGGCATGCTCATCGCCATCATTTTTTGGTGTGTCGCTTCGACTTCCATACCCAGCTTCAGGTCTTGTGGCTTCAGCTCTTTTCCGTCTGCTGTCGTGATTTTGGTATCTTCATTTACGTGCAGAATGATTCCAGTCTCGTACCCGTTCAACTGGAAGGATACTTTGCCATCCTCGCTTTTATGGATGGTGGTGATGGTGCCGGTACGTACAGGAGCTGCATCAGACTCTTCGTCTACGACTGTTACGGCATCGTCTGTGACGTTTACTTCTGCTTGCAGGATTTCGTCTACGAATGCCACTGGCACGTAGGTGTTACCATTCAGCAGTCTTGGTTCTGCGCCCAAGGTTTTGTACATTTTCGCAAATGGGTAGCGATCTTCTCCGACTTTCGCGTAGCTGAAGATAGCTCCTTTGTTTACTTCTGCTGCTTTCAGCTCAGCGTTCCACTTCACTTGGAAACCGAGGGATTCAGCAACGTCACGGAGTGGAACCAAAACGGTTTGTTGACCTTTATCGAAAATCGCCTGTTGCTCGATATGCTGTCCGTTTACGTTTACGGAAAGTTCTTTTACTGGTTCGGAGGTCGCCGATACCACGTTTGTTCCCAAAACGGCCAGTGCCGCCAAAGTCATCATGCCTGTACGTATTGTTTTCATGCTGTTTCAGCCTCCAATGTTATTTCTATTGTGTAGTGTCTCTATAACTTGGACGACAGCATTCAACAAACGTTTCAAATAAATTTTTCAGGGCTGCTGATTGATGATCTGACCGCTGCGTGGCATCGGTACGTCCGGCTTGCCTGACGGGTTGTTGTAAAGATAGGTCGGAACCTTGCCGACAATTAGGGCTTCCGTGATCGGAATCTGTGTCGTGACCGTCTGCTGTTGGGTGGCAAACGGGATAATCACCCGTAAGTCTACTTCGACGTAAATGTAGACGGTGACCAGCACCATGTTGATTCCCGCTTGCTTCAGCCCTGTTTCTAGCCTCGTTTTGACGGCGCCGATGGGAACAAAAGAAATCGGAATGTCAGGCCCCAAGTGCTCCAAAAAGACGTTTTTCGTTGCCAGCCCGAGCGGAACAGTCGTTTTGACGTTTTCTTGCTCAAATTCCTTCAGGCGATTTTGAATCCGCGCCGTTGTCTCTCCAACGATCCGGGAGTACTCACGAAAATTAAAGTTAACCGCCTTGATGCTGCCTTCCTGATCCTTTTCCATGAGGACGACTTCATTGAAATCAACCCCCTGCTGGCTAAGACGCTTGGTGACGGCATCCGTAATGGCTAGCTTCGCTATTTGATCCACTTTTGCCTGAGCAATCAACATCAGCGTTGGTTCAATTCGTTTTTCCGCGATGAGGAACAGAGCAAACAACCCGATGATCATGAACAAGGTTATCGCCAAGGCTCTCCTGCCCCGTCTTTGCCATCCACCTATTCTCCGACGCACGATCCATCCCTCTCTCTTGCCCCGCGGCGTGACACCGCAGTGTTAGTCAGGACGCACGGTACGCATGGACGGGCGCTTTTGCTTTTGCTTGTTTGCCTTTGGACGGCCGCTGGTCAATACCCCGCCGATTCCTGCTACAAATGTAGGTACTCCGGAAGTCACTAGAATCAACGCCCAATCGCGGAAGGACAGGTCGGTCGTCTTGAAGATCGGCTGCAGGGCATCGATGTAGACGACACCGAGAACGAGTACAAGTGACGAAATCACAGCCCAGACCAGGTATTTGTTTTCAAAGACATTGCGGTGAAAGACACTGTACTGACTGCGGCAATCAAAGACGTGAATCAGCTGTGCCATGACCAAGGTGACGAAGGCGACGGTCTGCGCGTGCACCAGGTCGTTTGGATTTTCGTGCAACGTCAGCCAGAAAGCGAGGAGTGTCATCGCCCCGATCAGAAAACCGCGGCTGATGATTTTCCAGCCCAGTCCCCTGCTGAATATATTTTCCGCCTTGTTTCGAGGATGCTGATACATCGTGTCCGCTTCCGCCTGATCCACCCCTAATGCCATGGCGGGCAATCCGTCTGTCACCAGGTTGACCCACAGGATCTGGATCGGAACCATAGGCAGTGGCAAGCCAAGCAGCATCGCAAAAAACATGACGAGAATTTCCCCTACGTTGGAAGCCAACAGATAGCGGATGAATTTGCGGATGTTGTCGTAGATATTCCGCCCTTCCTCCACGGCAGAGACGATCGTAGCGAAATTGTCATCACGAAGCACCAGATCAGCAGCTTCCTTGGTCACGTCGGTACCTGTGATGCCCATGGCAATTCCGATATCCGACGTTTTGATAGCCGGAGCGTCGTTCACTCCATCCCCCGTCATCGCTACGACATGCCCTTTGCTCTGCAAGGCACGTACAATGCGCAGCTTGTGTTCAGGAGAGACACGAGCGTAGACCGATACCCTCTCTACGTACTCTCCCAGTTGGGTATCGGACAAGTTATCCAGGTCGCGCCCTTCCAATACTTCGCCATACCCGCGCACCAGACCAATTTGTCGGGCAATCGCTTCGGCCGTCACCTTGTGGTCACCTGTAATCATGACGGTCTTGATTCCTGCCTGGTGGCACAAGTTGATCGCTGGGCGCACTTCTTCCCGAGGCGGGTCGATCATGCCTGCCACTCCGACAAAGACAAGATTGTTTTCGACGGAGCCGATCGGTTGACCAGGGCGATAGCCTTGCAGAGTCTTGTAAGCAAAGGCCAAGACACGCAGTGCTTTGCCTGCCATGGCTTCGGTTTGCTCCAGCACCTGATGACGAATCGTAGCAGAGAGCGGCTGCAGCTCCCCTTTCCAGAGAATGTGAGTAGAACGCGCCAATACCGCTTCAACTGCTCCTTTGGTCAAGAGAGAATGTACACCGTCTGAGCCTTTTTCCACGACGGACATCATTTTTCGGTCGGAATCAAACGGAAGCTCCTCGACCCGGACGGACTGATGACCCAATTTCCCCCGATCGACAGTGCCATTTTGTCCTTTTGCCGCCAGTACCTTGAGCGCTCCTTCTGTTGGGTCTCCCACGACATGCCAGTAGCGACTCGTTTTGCCCATCCCCAACAGATTGCGCGTGCTCTGCTCCTCGCAGGTCAAGCGAGCGTTATTGCAGCGCTCCGCGATACGCAATATTTGATTGAGAGCGCCATCCCGCCCCGGAGATACCATTTTTCCTTGGAGGAGAAACGCCCCCTCAGGTGCGTACCCGCTGCCGCTCACATCATAGAGCGTATTACTATGCCATACCTGCGTGACGGTCATTTTGTTCTGGGTGAGCGTCCCAGTTTTGTCCGAACAAATGACTGAGGCGCAGCCGAGCGTCTCTACTGAAGGCAGCTTGCGCACGATCGCATTGCGCCGAATCATCCGCTGTACACCGAGGGCAAGCGCTACGGTGACGATTGCCGGCAAACCTTCAGGAATCGCTGCTACGGCCAAGCTGACCCCTGCGAGGAACATCGTAAACAGCTCATGTCCATGCCATACCCCTGCGGCGATCACCACGATGGTGAGAAGAACGGCGACGACAACGAGAATTTTGCCCATCTGCTCCAGACGCACTTGTAAAGGGGTCTCGACTTCTTCGGCGGTGTTCATCAGATGCGCAATCTTGCCGATCTCTGTCCCCATCCCGGTGGCGACCACGATGCCGTTCCCCGTTCCTCCGGTGACCATGGTTCCCATAAAGGCGAGGTTTTTCTGGTCTCCCAGCGGTACTTGTGCGACGGAGGCTACCTCTAGCCTTTTGATCGATTTACTAACGGGCAGCGATTCTCCCGTCAGTGCCGATTCTTCGACTTCCAGGCGATTGGCAGAAACCAGGCGCATATCTGCTGGGACCCGATCTCCCGCTTCCAGCCATACCAAATCTCCCGGTACCAATCGGGAGGCAGGCATCATCGAAAGTTTCCCATCCCTCATGACCCGCGCCATCGGGGATGCCAGCTCCTTTAGTGCTTGCAAGGATCGCTCTGCCTTGGCCTCCTGAATGAACCCGAGAATCCCGTTAATGATGATGATCGCGATAATCGTGATGGCATCCAGGTACTCTCCGAGGAAGTAGGAAATCAAGGTAGCAATGAACAGGATGAGTACCATAAAATCCTTGAATTGATCGAGAAAGACCGTAAAGAGAGGCTTCCGTTTGTTTTCAGCCAACTGGTTGGCACCTTGTTTTGCCAGTCGCCGCTCCGCCTCCTGCTGAGTCAATCCCTGCGCCGCATCGCTATGAAGGGCTTCGGTCACGTCGGTCGCTGCCAGCGTGTACCATTTTCGAATTGGCTGTGTATCCACCTACATCTCCTCCATCCACTTCTCACTCATTCTGATATGTATGCAGACGAGCCACAAAATAAAACAACCCGTCCCTTTACCTCGGACGGGCGGATGGATTTCGGTTATTTAAAGCTTTTCGCGACTCCGATGCAAATCAACAAGATAGGCGGCAGCCAGGTCAGCTTGGCAATCCACTTACTCTGACCTGCACGTCGCCCCAGTGACAGCCCGATCGCCAACAGCAAAGCGCTCATTACGGCGATGCAGAGAGCGACTACCAGTGGTGAATAGCCGAGAAATGTAAGACTGATCCCAGCACCAAACGCATCGAGTGACAGGGCCAATCCGAGCATAACGGCTTCCCAGCCCATGATATGCCCCGAACGGTCCGTATCTGCCCGAGCGGGATCGCGAAGAATCTGAATCATCAATCCAAACATGCGAAATTGCGAGAGCACAGTCAACTCTGGCTCTCCCTGCTTCTCAACCAGCACGATTTCTCGGGGGCTCTGCTCTTCTTCGGCGGCTGCGCGCGGCGAAACGAGCCGCCACAGCGTGAATAGTCCCATCAGGATTAGGACTGCTGCCCCGATCTGCTTCCCGATTTCCGGCGTTAGCCAATAGGTCAGAGACGAACCAATCATCATGACACCATATACGACGACAAACGAACATCCAGACACGACGACAAGCGACAAGAATGGCATTCTCATGTTACGCAGCCCATACGTCAATCCTACGCTGACACTGTCCATACTGATGGCCAGGGAAACGAGCAGGAGCGAGAGCCATCCGCTCATATGTGGTCACCTCTTTCTCGTTGCCTACTAGGTATACGCGCGGAGCTCTTCCCATGTGCATGTCAGAAATGTGGCAGGCGGAAAACGGAGAGCAGAAAACGGAGAAAAAAGGCTACAGGTTCATAGGGCCACTAGCGCAGAGATCATTCCTGCACGGCTCCTTTCCAAAAACGGAACCGCGTCCAAAAGGAGCGGAAAACAGAGAAAAAAGGCTACAGGTTCATAGGGCCACTTGCGCAGAGGTCATTCCTGCACAGCTCCTTTCCAAAAACGGAACCGCGTCCAAAAGGAGCCGTGTCGGGGGAGGTTTCTCAAGTTGGACGCTAAATGCGTGTCCCGTTTTTTCCATTGCGCCTCGGCTGTGTCCCAAAGACCTTCGCTTTTTTCTCCGTTTTCCTTGGCGGCGTTTTTTGAAAGGAATTTCTGGGGGCCACCTAAACAAAATATAATGACTGATAGAACCTAATGATTTCCTTTGTGGAAATAGACCTAACAAAACACAAAAAAGCCACCTCCCGCCGTTTCCGGCAAGCGATGGCATCCTTTTCGCTCATTGCTTACAGCTCTTCGTCAAATCCACCGAAGTCAAAGTCCATACCGCCGTCTTCGCCTTCGTCTCCGCCCATTTCGTCCGAAGCGACTTCCTCATCGCCGAACATTATTTCGTTCAGCAGCATTCCGCCTAGGAATCCTGCTGCCATACCGCCAATCATGCCGCCCATTCCGCCCCCGCGGTGCGAATGAGTACCGTACTGTCCTTGACGATATGCGGCCATCGATACGTACGGGATAGAGCTCGGGTTGTTTGCGTATTCGCGGATCGTCTCCAACAGAAAGCGAGAGAGCTCTTCCTCCTGCCCTGCTTCCAGCAGTTCCTGTGGAATCACGATCTCTGCTTTATACTCCACCTCGCGTCTCAGGAAACCCGTAGCCAGATCCAGCTCAACCAGCAGCTTGAGCTCGCCTGGCGCTGCGAAGAAGATGACCTCTAGCTCCTTCAGCGGAATCCCCAGATTCGTAGCTGGGAAAAAGGAAAACTCCTGACCGTACGGCGTCAGTTTGCCGGAATCCGATTTTTGTCTCAGATCTAGACGATCCAAGGCATGTATGACACGTTCTACCGCTACAGGTGGAAGCACCTGAATATAGTCCATATCCGTCGGGTCCAGAGCCATCTCTACATCTAGCTTGGTATGCAGGTAATATTGAATAGACGGTGTGGACATGGCCAAACCTTCTGGCAATTCAAAAGCAAAAGGAATTTCCAACACAGATGGCTTTGGCTGCACCGTGAAGTTGCTTCTTACCGGGAACAGCTGCACCGGCTTCGTGACTTCTTGTCCCTTCACGTACGCCTTCATCATGAAAATAGCACTCAAATCGGAAATCCGTTGTTCGACATTGCCGCCCTCGATACGGACGACACCTGTCATCGTTTCGCCGAGGCGGTACCCGGAACGATCCAATTGCAGGTCAACCTTGGCTGCGCCCACACCTAATTTGGCCATCAGCTTTTTTAGCATAAAGCCTCTCCTCCTCCACTCATAAGTGATTACTTATATGGCTAGTGTATCAGAAGAAGCATCCGTTGCGCGAGTAGCCAATGCATTTCCGAGCAATCGAACCAAACGTCCGGCACATTCTCCCGTTGTATCTCGCAAAGCGGAAAACTCCGTCACTTCCATGCCCATGACCCGGTGATCTCGCAGGACTGCAGCTAGTAAACGCTCAGCCTCTGTCAGAGACAAGCCCGTTTTGCTTGGGGAGTACGCGGCAGCCATCGCTTCTTCATCCATAACATCTACGTCAAAATGGATGAGCAGTTTCGCATCTGCCGGAATTTTCTCCAAAACTGACTGGACCCATTGCTCCAGCTCACCTGTCTGTAGCTGAGCCAGCGTAATCACGTCTACTCCATAATTCTCACCCGGTTGCTGCTGACACCCCAGTACGTTGATCCGCTCGGCTGTCCACCCTGTATCTTCTGCCCACATTCCATTGTCCTGTAGCAAAAACCAGAGTCCCATTCCCGCTGCCCCTACGCAGCGAGTCGCGATTGGCTGCATGGCATCAAAGTGACCATCTATCACCAACAAATACGCCTGTTCTCCGTACAACGCCTGATGTGCTGCCGCAGTCCCTACGATCAGGCTGCAATCTCCCCCGAGCATAAGCGAGAAATGTTCGCCGCCCAGCCAGTTGCGCGCTTCTTCCCGCAGCAAGTCCCACAGCATCCGAGGCGCGGGCCAATTGCGAACTGGCGGAACATTGTGCCTTGGCATCTCATCCGGAAGCGTCAGATTTCCTACGTCGCGCACATCCAACCCCATCTGTTGCAAATATCCGATCAAGCCAGCCTTTCGTAAAGCATCGGGAGCGAGCTCCGTCCCAGAGACGTACGCCCCTGCAAAATGAGGTATGCCAACCACATTAACTTTTATCGCCAATCCCTCCTGAATCCACCTGTAAATCTGTCCTCAGTATATCACAGCCTAGAATCCAGATATTGGATCAACTCACTCACAGATGGACGCAACCAGCGATCGGGCAAAGATGTCGCTTCCCCTTGAATCAGTTGGCAAGCTAATGCATTCGGGTGGATATCCGCACTCAAAAAATAGATTTGCTGAGCAGGTGCCGGGAGGGCCTCCATCGTCTCCACACATTTGCATACATATGCCTGCAGCGCTTCCCGATAAGCTGGGGCAGTTAACGCCGTACCGCTCCACACCTCAATCCCTGTCAGTGCCTTGGCATGGGCGGCATCGAGACTCTTGGAGAGCGAGCAGATGACAAACAGCAGCTGCTCTGTCGCCAATTGATACCGCTTTTGATACTGCTTGGCAAAGCGAGCAATCGTCGCATTCCAGGAGTGAGTATCGTAGCTACCCAGATCGGGAATGCATTTGAGCACCGCTACGACTTTCCCATCCTTTTTGGCAAAAAGTAACCCTTCCATGGCCAAAAACTCATAGTCTGTCAGCCTCTGCGCGAGGAAATTCCCCACTTTTTCATGCATGACACGAGAGATGCGCTGCGAGGATTTTCGTTTCAGCTTTTGCCTCACACGCACTTCTTCCTCATTCAAATAGACTTGCGTCAACAAGGCAAACAACTGCTTTTCCGTACATGGCTCACCTTGTTCTTCTCCCTGACTCTCACGTTTGGCTACAAGAGACTCCAGCTGTCTATAGGCGTCCGCCATGCTTTGCTCCCATCGCTCTTCCTTCACTCCACCCATCGTTATCCTCCCTTATATTGTGTCGGGTGTATGATCAGCCACGACCAGCACATCCATGTGTCGAACTTCCCGCAGCAGCCGTAATATCACGGATCCTTCCCGAATTTCCTTCCATCTCGTTCTCGCCGATTGCCCAATCACGGCTTGGGTTGTTTGTCTCTCGTTCATCAGATGAACCAGTTCGGTAAATACCCTGCGCCCGCTCGCTGCCTTCCCTTGTTCAAAGACGCCTCCGAGCCGTTCCGTCAGCTTTTTCAGCTTTTCCAGCTGTTGCTGTTCCTCGGCAGTCAAAGGCAGGTGGTCTTGCACGTAAGCGACATGCCAGCGTGCCTTTAGCCGGTAGGCGATGCGAAAGCCACGGCGTATCAGTCTTTCACTATCTGCACGCAAATTGACACAGACAAAGATCACTTCCTGCTGCCGCCACGGCCCCCGCAGCGTCCGTCGCTCCCAAGCCTCCAGGCGTTCATCTACGTCGTCCGCCACTTCCCGCAAAGCAAGCTCACGCAGGGCGATCAGATTCCCGGTTTTAAAAAAGTGGTTCAGCGATTGCTCCACCTTTTCCATGGCGTAAATGTTTCCCTCACGCATCCGCTGCCGAAGTGCTTTTGGGGAAATATCGATCAGCTCGACCTCGTCCGCCTGATGGAGGATATGATCTGGGACCGTTTCCCGCACGCGAATGCCTGTGATCTGTTCGACGCTGTCGTTGAGGCTCTCCAAGTGTTGAATATTCATCGTGGAAATCACGGAAATTCCCGCCGCTAAAATTTTTTCCACATCCAGATAGCGCTTTTCGTATACACTACCTGGCACATTGGTATGAGCCAGCTCATCGACCAGAACCACTTCTGGATTACGGCGAATGATTTCGTCCGTATCCATCTCCTCGAGGATCACGTTTTTGTACGGAATGCGTTTTCTTGGGATAACCGGGAGATGGCCTACCTGTTCGATCGTTTCTTTGCGGCCATGCGTCTCCAGCAGACCTACGACAACGTCAATCCCCTTTTTCGCCAGCTCGTTTCCTTCGCGGAGCATCGTGTAGGTCTTGCCGACGCCAGGAGCCGCTCCCACGTATACCTTGAGCGTGCCGCGCCGTATTTTCCCGATCTCCTGCTGTACCTCTTCCTCGGACAAGCGGCGATACGGATTTGTCTGCGGGGCGCTTCTTTTCGTCGGCAACACTCGCTCACCATCCCGCTCGGATCGGTCCGCCACGATCAAAATATCTATGTTCCTCGTCTTTCGCAGGATCTTGTGGACGACTGAGCCATACCAAATTTCTTCCCAGCGCGTTCGCTTGGACTGCCCCATGACGATCCGAGTCACGTTGTTGTCCATGGCATAAACGACCAGCTCGTTTGCCACGTCCGTATCCCGATGCAACGGACGTTCTTCAAAAACTCCTCCTACCTTGTCGACCAGCTTGCCGATCGATCGTCGAAAGGTCGCTTCTTCCTTTGTCAGCTTTTTCACCGGGGACCGGAAACAGACGACCAAGAGCTCTCCGCCGAGCCGCTTGGCTACCTGCTGGCCTCTCCTGACCAGAATCGACCCGTTCCAGTGATACTGCGCGGACACCAGCACACGTTCCGTCGCGCCCGACGCTCCGACCATGCCGTGTTTTTCCCGGTAGTCCTCCAGATCCTCGTTGACACCATTGGCGACAAAACGCAGGGTCAGCTCTCGCAGTACCTGCAGATTGTCACGTCGGAACAAAGGGTTTGGTGTTTGAGACACCTCGATGTTGCCTTCCGCAAGCCGCTTTAGCATGGATTCGGGAGTCACGTCCAAGAGCTTCACCTCGTCCGCCAAGGCGAGCGTATCTTCTGGCACACACTGTTCAATCCGGACTTCTGCCTTGGTCAATCGCTCCGCGAGCTCCTTCATTCCAGCCAGCTCGTATATATTGACGGTGGCAATGACGCTAATATTGTGACCCAGAAGGTAAAGCACGTCATCCAAGCGAGTAAGCCGAGGAGCCTCCGTGCGATTCCGATGAGCCAGCCCATCGACGAGTACGACCTCCGGATCGCGATCTACGATGGCTGCTACGTTCAGGTCATATCTCTCTTCTCCCTGCGCGTTCCAGCAAATCGCCGGAATTTTCTCCAGACCCTCGAGCTGCTCGGCCAGCTTCGGACGAGTGGCGACCCCGAGGATGCCGACCACCACATCGATCCCCTTTTTCTTCAAGCTCTGTCCTTCCATCAGCAAATGATAGGTTTTTCCCGAACCGCTCACTGCCCCGAGGATGATTTTTAACCGCCCTCGATGCATTTTGGAAATGGACTGCAAGATTTCTTCAGGGGACTTTCTCCGAAACTGCTCTCCCATGCTCCCGCTCTCCTTTTCCCTCTATTTCAGGTGATCCAGTGCCAGATTCAGCTTCAATACATTTACCCGTGGTTCTCCGAATACACCGAGGCTTCTGCCTTCCGTTTGTTCCTCGATCAGGACCCGCAGCTTGGCGGGATCCAGATTACGAGCCTTGGCAATTCGCTCTACCTGTACATTCGCTGCCTGTGGGGAAATGTGAGGGTCGAGACCCGAACCGGAGTTGGTCAACAGATCGGCTGGAATATCCTTCTGTTTGACACCCGGGTTCGCTTCCAAAAAGGCGGCCAAATCCTTTTGCGTGCGTTCGATGAGCGCAGGATTGGACGGTGCATAGTTGTTGGAACCCGAACCAGCTGCGTTATTTTCTATAGAAGAAACACGACCGGAAAAGTACTTCGGCTCCGTGAAATTTTGGCCAATCAGTTCAGAGCCGATGACCTTGCCCGATTCATCGACGATCAGACTGCCGCTCGCCTGGGCAGGCATGACGACTTGCGCGATTCCCGTCATCGCCAACGGGTAAGCCAGACCGCAAATCAACAACAGAACGAAACTGAGACGCAGATTGGTAAGCCACATATAAATTCACCTTTGCTTTCTTTGCGTAAATGATGGTTACACCAAGCCGAGTGTGACCAGAATCAAGTCAATCAGCTTGATACCGACAAACGGTACGAGAATACCACCCAGTCCGTAGATAACGAGATTGCGGCTCAGCAGTTTGGTTGCACTCATGGGTGTGTATTTGACACCTTTCATCGCCAGCGGAATCAGGATCGGGATAATGATCGCATTAAAGATCAACGCGGACAAAATTGCACTTTGCGGTGTCGCCAGATTCATGATGTTCAGTG from Brevibacillus choshinensis carries:
- a CDS encoding MFS transporter, coding for MTGNAAVWLITGAFTLFIVGTDVFVVSPLLPSIAAEFSLTPAVAGWLVTAMAIMYACGSPVMGALFDRFSDRRRLILWGGLTLFCLANLWTGFSSSFGALLASRAVAGLALAAIAPCVYAFVSDLAPARRRAAWLSVVVSGNLTGLWAGTPLGTLIADQYGWRFTFWLIAALSFLLSWINLAIWPKGSQSRPSTHGPAPSVALMFRSVLVTVYWAAAMYGVYTYLGTALAEDIGFLPSQVAASLIAYGVGAMLGSLNGGGLADKWGAKTISSTSLLALVACLGCVGLFYQQGIWLFGVLFIWAFVGYAFVPSYQSRLAREYPDSLGRIMAWNITGMYIGMTIGSYVGGPVYQAWGFTVLACLCAAVALVAGLCSLRPAPRQKEAEQPLPFRF
- a CDS encoding copper amine oxidase N-terminal domain-containing protein, with amino-acid sequence MKTIRTGMMTLAALAVLGTNVVSATSEPVKELSVNVNGQHIEQQAIFDKGQQTVLVPLRDVAESLGFQVKWNAELKAAEVNKGAIFSYAKVGEDRYPFAKMYKTLGAEPRLLNGNTYVPVAFVDEILQAEVNVTDDAVTVVDEESDAAPVRTGTITTIHKSEDGKVSFQLNGYETGIILHVNEDTKITTADGKELKPQDLKLGMEVEATHQKMMAMSMPPQSGAVSIVVKSSLETPEVVGTAGNVVSIEKDQEGTCKMLVEGQGLTENAPEKVALIINKDTKIVSAKDNKTLTPEDLKADMKVFAYYGPKLTRSLPPIGVAEKIVVE
- the yunB gene encoding sporulation protein YunB — encoded protein: MRRRIGGWQRRGRRALAITLFMIIGLFALFLIAEKRIEPTLMLIAQAKVDQIAKLAITDAVTKRLSQQGVDFNEVVLMEKDQEGSIKAVNFNFREYSRIVGETTARIQNRLKEFEQENVKTTVPLGLATKNVFLEHLGPDIPISFVPIGAVKTRLETGLKQAGINMVLVTVYIYVEVDLRVIIPFATQQQTVTTQIPITEALIVGKVPTYLYNNPSGKPDVPMPRSGQIINQQP
- a CDS encoding calcium-translocating P-type ATPase, SERCA-type: MDTQPIRKWYTLAATDVTEALHSDAAQGLTQQEAERRLAKQGANQLAENKRKPLFTVFLDQFKDFMVLILFIATLISYFLGEYLDAITIIAIIIINGILGFIQEAKAERSLQALKELASPMARVMRDGKLSMMPASRLVPGDLVWLEAGDRVPADMRLVSANRLEVEESALTGESLPVSKSIKRLEVASVAQVPLGDQKNLAFMGTMVTGGTGNGIVVATGMGTEIGKIAHLMNTAEEVETPLQVRLEQMGKILVVVAVLLTIVVIAAGVWHGHELFTMFLAGVSLAVAAIPEGLPAIVTVALALGVQRMIRRNAIVRKLPSVETLGCASVICSDKTGTLTQNKMTVTQVWHSNTLYDVSGSGYAPEGAFLLQGKMVSPGRDGALNQILRIAERCNNARLTCEEQSTRNLLGMGKTSRYWHVVGDPTEGALKVLAAKGQNGTVDRGKLGHQSVRVEELPFDSDRKMMSVVEKGSDGVHSLLTKGAVEAVLARSTHILWKGELQPLSATIRHQVLEQTEAMAGKALRVLAFAYKTLQGYRPGQPIGSVENNLVFVGVAGMIDPPREEVRPAINLCHQAGIKTVMITGDHKVTAEAIARQIGLVRGYGEVLEGRDLDNLSDTQLGEYVERVSVYARVSPEHKLRIVRALQSKGHVVAMTGDGVNDAPAIKTSDIGIAMGITGTDVTKEAADLVLRDDNFATIVSAVEEGRNIYDNIRKFIRYLLASNVGEILVMFFAMLLGLPLPMVPIQILWVNLVTDGLPAMALGVDQAEADTMYQHPRNKAENIFSRGLGWKIISRGFLIGAMTLLAFWLTLHENPNDLVHAQTVAFVTLVMAQLIHVFDCRSQYSVFHRNVFENKYLVWAVISSLVLVLGVVYIDALQPIFKTTDLSFRDWALILVTSGVPTFVAGIGGVLTSGRPKANKQKQKRPSMRTVRPD
- the ytaF gene encoding sporulation membrane protein YtaF, encoding MSGWLSLLLVSLAISMDSVSVGLTYGLRNMRMPFLSLVVVSGCSFVVVYGVMMIGSSLTYWLTPEIGKQIGAAVLILMGLFTLWRLVSPRAAAEEEQSPREIVLVEKQGEPELTVLSQFRMFGLMIQILRDPARADTDRSGHIMGWEAVMLGLALSLDAFGAGISLTFLGYSPLVVALCIAVMSALLLAIGLSLGRRAGQSKWIAKLTWLPPILLICIGVAKSFK
- a CDS encoding sporulation protein → MLKKLMAKLGVGAAKVDLQLDRSGYRLGETMTGVVRIEGGNVEQRISDLSAIFMMKAYVKGQEVTKPVQLFPVRSNFTVQPKPSVLEIPFAFELPEGLAMSTPSIQYYLHTKLDVEMALDPTDMDYIQVLPPVAVERVIHALDRLDLRQKSDSGKLTPYGQEFSFFPATNLGIPLKELEVIFFAAPGELKLLVELDLATGFLRREVEYKAEIVIPQELLEAGQEEELSRFLLETIREYANNPSSIPYVSMAAYRQGQYGTHSHRGGGMGGMIGGMAAGFLGGMLLNEIMFGDEEVASDEMGGDEGEDGGMDFDFGGFDEEL